In Argopecten irradians isolate NY chromosome 11, Ai_NY, whole genome shotgun sequence, one DNA window encodes the following:
- the LOC138335435 gene encoding ankyrin repeat, PH and SEC7 domain containing protein secG-like — MAHIRKRKSSEMIQKDIELDRLLVLASKEGDFEEVKNLTELGASPDANEYNKNLFYASQNYTTPLQNASAKGHPQIVQYLIEKGADINAKDRFDVTALHMAAEMGHTECLQKLLDAEALCNVGTKFSKQGSYTAFPHAGGTTPLHLAAANNHVDCVTKLIWDGADYNAVDEFGRTSLYIASQKSFEDCVHAHLNNAIWKDILSLPSKQTGDTPLHECVKNGMLSCVESLLKRGSDVNHKNMAGLSPLHLVVQANKSFSMDMLRQLVMNGYNTDVNIPESLGYSPLHYVCFHETSLQERRPEAAALLIAYGASYKILNRQGDNVLQYELRNKNSDRTILHAIVKSEAYLPTLESLGAVSAHILPPGARDPRHQGIMNLNRSDEQYAKLSWYRDLCKDPRPLQHYCRCVIRDTVGVRRLGKIDTLPLPSTLKEYLHLTLEEFRL; from the exons ATGGCGCACATTCGGAAAAGGAAAAGCTCCGAAATGATTCAAAAAGACATTGAACTCGACCGTTTGTTAGTGTTGGCATCGAAAGAGGGTGATTTTGAAGAAGTCAAAAATTTAACTGAACTCGGTGCATCTCCTGATGCAAACGAATACAACAAGAATTTGTTCTATGCATCACAAAATTACACGACCCCTTTACAAAATGCTTCTGCTAAGGGACATCCTCAGATCGTTCAGTATCTCATTGAAAAGGGAG CTGACATTAACGCCAAAGACCGTTTTGATGTAACAGCATTACACATGGCAGCAGAAATGGGCCACACTGAATGTCTGCAGAAACTTCTCGATGCTGAAGCATTATGCAATGTTGGAACCAAATTTTCTAAACAGGGATCCTATACAg CTTTTCCACATGCAGGGGGGACAACTCCTCTCCATCTGGCTGCAGCCAATAATCACGTGGACTGTGTTACCAAGCTGATCTGGGACGGAGCAGATTATAATGCGGTCGATGAGTTTGGTCGCACTAGTCTGTATATAGCCTCCCAGAAGTCTTTTGAAGATTGTGTACATGCTCATCTCAACAATGCAATATGGAAGGACATTTTATCTCTTCCTTCAAAACAGACAG GTGATACACCCCTCCATGAGTGTGTGAAGAACGGCATGTTGTCCTGTGTGGAATCGTTACTCAAGAGAGGCTCGGATGTAAACCACAAGAACATGGCCGGATTAAGTCCTCTACATCTTGTCGTCCAGGCTAACAAGTCCTTCTCTATGGACATGTTGAGACAATTAGTCATGAATGGCTACAACACGGACGTCAACATCCCAGAATCTCTTG GTTACAGCCCACTTCACTATGTATGTTTCCATGAAACCTCGCTACAGGAGCGACGACCCGAAGCCGCCGCGTTGTTGATAGCCTACGGAGCATCATATAAAATCTTAAATCGTCAAGGCGATAACGTTCTACAATACGAACTCCGCAATAAAAACTCAGACAGAACAATTCTACATGCCATAGTAAAGAGTGAAGCTTACCTACCTACCTTAGAATCTCTTGGTGCTGTGTCAGCCCATATTTTGCCCCCTGGTGCTCGGGACCCACGTCATCAAGGAATTATGAATTTGAATCGGTCCGATGAACAATACGCCAAGTTGTCATGGTACCGTGACCTTTGCAAGGATCCGCGGCCCTTACAGCACTACTGTAGATGTGTGATTCGTGATACTGTCGGGGTCCGGCGACTCGGAAAAATTGATACTCTTCCCCTCCCTTCTACCCTAAAGGAATACCTCCATTTGACTTTAGAAGAGTTCCGATTGTGa